One segment of Marinobacter sediminum DNA contains the following:
- a CDS encoding tetratricopeptide repeat protein — protein sequence MRIVFLALALSLLAGCAGMQNEDKPSVREPDVPELLEAAALSREQGNETAAQRHYDRVLEKEPENVAAMVGLGESLLSQGDAEQALHWANKGLDQAAENVDAHELRGLARLRLGRYEAAEKSFKEVLARDAERWRSWNGRGVAADMVGEFDQAQKYYDKALSIAGDMEMLINNQGYSRMMAHDYGEAIAVLSRGTRAFPDSDRILNNLAIARARTGRYDSAINTLSPDRSDPAALNNVGYIAMLNGDVDFSIRLFEEAIEVSPRYFPKAEENLKRAKALKEDADD from the coding sequence ATGCGTATTGTTTTTCTGGCATTGGCGTTGTCCTTGCTCGCCGGCTGTGCCGGCATGCAGAACGAAGACAAGCCGTCGGTACGTGAACCGGACGTGCCGGAGTTGCTGGAGGCGGCTGCTTTGTCCCGCGAACAGGGCAATGAAACAGCTGCCCAGAGACATTATGACCGGGTTCTGGAAAAAGAGCCGGAGAATGTTGCCGCCATGGTGGGGTTGGGTGAAAGCCTGCTCAGTCAGGGCGATGCGGAGCAGGCTCTGCACTGGGCCAACAAGGGCCTGGATCAGGCAGCGGAAAATGTAGATGCCCATGAATTGCGTGGGCTTGCCCGCTTGCGCCTGGGTCGCTACGAGGCGGCGGAAAAGTCCTTTAAGGAAGTGCTGGCCCGAGACGCGGAGCGCTGGCGCAGCTGGAATGGCCGTGGCGTGGCCGCTGACATGGTCGGTGAATTCGACCAGGCGCAAAAGTACTACGACAAGGCACTGTCCATCGCCGGCGACATGGAAATGCTGATCAACAACCAGGGTTATTCTCGCATGATGGCCCATGACTATGGCGAGGCCATCGCCGTGCTCAGCCGGGGCACTCGTGCTTTCCCCGACTCGGATCGCATTCTCAATAACCTTGCAATTGCCCGTGCCCGCACCGGTCGTTATGATTCCGCAATCAACACCCTGTCCCCGGACCGCAGTGATCCGGCGGCACTGAACAATGTGGGTTACATCGCCATGTTGAACGGCGACGTGGATTTTTCCATCAGGCTGTTCGAGGAGGCTATCGAGGTATCGCCGCGGTATTTCCCCAAAGCGGAAGAGAATCTGAAAAGAGCGAAGGCGTTGAAGGAAGACGCCGACGACTGA
- a CDS encoding DMT family transporter — protein MHTTRIKGLTIAALGVLFITPDALLVKITSVEPVVFLFWRGLLLTVSFFAISWLRYRSRLVGEIRRCGWKGAFCACAFAVSTLGFVVGMKNTAAGNVLVILNTAPVIAALIAWLIWKETLPLRTWVIIVVCVTGATIMAIGELGRGDPLGLVMAAVAATALASNLNVARSKPDSDMSVVLMFGALALAGAAALAGGVQLPSARDSFFIALLCLVFLPLACILIQIGPRYIPAAEVSLMLLLETVLGSFLVWLFLGEVPPTLSLAGGVVVFSALATHGWMEVSRYRRAKRTLG, from the coding sequence TTGCACACGACCCGTATCAAGGGACTGACGATTGCCGCCCTCGGTGTCCTGTTCATTACACCGGACGCCCTGCTGGTCAAAATCACCTCCGTGGAACCGGTGGTCTTCCTGTTCTGGCGCGGCCTGTTACTCACCGTCAGTTTTTTCGCCATAAGCTGGCTGAGGTATCGCTCCCGGCTGGTCGGGGAAATACGCCGCTGTGGCTGGAAAGGGGCGTTCTGCGCCTGTGCGTTTGCCGTTAGCACCCTGGGCTTTGTGGTCGGGATGAAGAACACGGCCGCAGGTAACGTTCTGGTGATTCTCAACACGGCACCCGTTATCGCGGCGCTGATTGCCTGGCTGATCTGGAAGGAAACCCTGCCTCTGAGAACCTGGGTAATCATCGTGGTGTGCGTGACCGGTGCCACCATTATGGCTATCGGCGAATTGGGCCGTGGCGATCCTCTGGGACTGGTCATGGCAGCGGTCGCAGCTACCGCGCTGGCCTCAAACCTCAATGTGGCGCGATCAAAACCGGATTCGGATATGAGTGTTGTGCTCATGTTCGGGGCACTGGCACTTGCCGGTGCAGCGGCCCTTGCCGGAGGCGTTCAGCTTCCCAGTGCCAGAGATAGTTTCTTCATCGCCCTGCTCTGCCTGGTGTTCCTGCCGCTGGCATGCATTCTGATTCAGATCGGCCCCCGCTACATCCCGGCGGCCGAAGTAAGTCTCATGTTACTGCTAGAAACCGTTCTGGGTTCGTTTCTGGTCTGGCTATTTCTGGGCGAAGTCCCACCAACGCTGAGTCTTGCCGGCGGCGTTGTTGTATTTTCCGCGCTCGCAACCCATGGCTGGATGGAGGTGAGTCGATATCGCCGGGCAAAACGGACGCTTGGATAG
- a CDS encoding patatin-like phospholipase family protein, producing MTENKQLRRELEKQMAEAGSYQQWYEAAEKLDDLEGAIAWREESASELLHESLIREHMDAMRRCREQGDSRGLIRVLQESLYRHLGELANPDLYVVAWTGTKYVVSDFLDEVEQSMNFICDNDMPGVTAEQKLRLFQDAERVYGQPALMLSGGAAFGIYHIGVTRALWQQNLLPNVMAGSSMGAIVAGAICTRTDAELERFFNEPSEIHREAFRWLEPERIWRKRHAMDQKKLLEHIRANTGSMSFKEAEETSGRTLNISVSPTRTRQKPRLLTALSSPEVLIDSAILASCAVPGIYPPVTLQARYSEKGSNHSKPYMPSERWIDGSVHGDLPLMRMARLHNVNRTIVSQANPHVVPFISHHHQRGPKAMAKQAATSLAHAQLSTILKLTRNASFSVVRPLLEQAHAMTDQTYLGDINIHFPFRLSLYPKLLANPSPEDLNMFIHLGEQATWPRLAMIRDQTRISRTFSNCIARLKQARDKQQTGTE from the coding sequence ATGACCGAAAATAAACAATTGCGCCGCGAACTCGAAAAGCAGATGGCCGAAGCCGGCTCCTATCAGCAATGGTACGAGGCTGCGGAAAAGCTCGACGACCTGGAAGGCGCCATCGCCTGGCGCGAAGAGTCCGCCAGTGAACTGCTGCATGAAAGCCTTATTCGTGAGCACATGGACGCCATGAGGCGCTGCAGGGAACAGGGCGATTCCCGTGGGCTTATACGGGTCTTGCAGGAAAGTCTGTACCGACACCTGGGGGAGCTGGCTAACCCGGATCTGTATGTCGTCGCCTGGACGGGCACCAAGTACGTGGTAAGCGATTTTCTCGATGAAGTGGAGCAATCCATGAACTTCATCTGCGATAACGATATGCCCGGCGTCACAGCAGAACAGAAACTGCGCCTGTTCCAGGACGCGGAGCGGGTTTACGGTCAGCCGGCGCTTATGCTCAGTGGCGGCGCGGCCTTCGGTATCTATCACATCGGCGTAACCCGGGCGCTCTGGCAGCAGAACCTGTTGCCCAATGTGATGGCCGGATCCAGTATGGGCGCAATTGTGGCTGGCGCTATCTGTACCCGCACCGATGCCGAGCTGGAACGATTTTTCAACGAACCAAGTGAAATCCACCGGGAGGCGTTCCGCTGGCTGGAACCCGAACGAATCTGGCGCAAGCGCCACGCCATGGACCAGAAGAAACTCCTGGAACACATCCGCGCCAACACCGGAAGCATGAGCTTCAAGGAGGCTGAAGAGACCAGCGGTCGCACCCTCAATATCTCGGTCTCTCCCACGCGAACCCGGCAGAAGCCCCGGCTGCTGACAGCCCTGAGCTCACCGGAAGTGCTCATAGACTCCGCGATTCTTGCTTCCTGTGCCGTACCCGGCATCTACCCGCCGGTAACTCTTCAAGCCAGGTACTCCGAAAAGGGAAGCAACCATTCCAAGCCCTACATGCCATCTGAGCGCTGGATCGACGGGAGCGTGCATGGTGACCTGCCATTGATGCGGATGGCGAGGCTGCACAACGTCAACCGGACGATTGTGAGCCAGGCAAACCCGCATGTTGTCCCCTTTATCAGTCATCATCACCAGCGTGGGCCCAAAGCCATGGCTAAACAGGCCGCAACGTCACTGGCGCATGCACAGCTGTCGACGATCCTGAAACTGACCCGCAACGCGTCTTTCTCGGTTGTCCGGCCTCTGCTGGAGCAGGCTCACGCCATGACAGACCAGACCTACCTGGGCGATATCAATATCCATTTCCCCTTCCGGCTGTCGCTGTATCCCAAGCTGCTTGCTAACCCGAGCCCGGAGGACCTCAATATGTTCATTCATCTTGGGGAACAGGCCACCTGGCCCCGACTGGCCATGATTCGTGACCAGACCCGAATCAGCCGGACCTTCTCCAACTGCATTGCCCGGCTGAAGCAGGCCCGCGACAAACAGCAAACCGGCACGGAGTAA
- a CDS encoding enoyl-CoA hydratase: protein MTAAAEPLVKKYSENGITTLTLNQPERRNSLSMAMLEALSAELDLVADDSETRVVVLAASGQVFCAGHDLREVREQFDSHEFQLALFNQCSKVMQQIVNLPRPVIARVAGVATAAGCQLVASCDLAVSADTARFATPGVNIGLFCSTPMVALSRNVSRKHAMEMLLTGELIGALKAEKIGLVNRVVDEQVLDETVYTMARTIAGKSGYTLKVGKEAFYKQLEMPLADAYEFTSKVMAENMQANDAQEGICAFLEKRKPEWKDS from the coding sequence ATGACGGCAGCAGCAGAACCACTGGTCAAAAAATATTCAGAAAACGGCATTACGACACTCACCCTGAATCAGCCCGAACGTCGTAACAGTCTTTCGATGGCCATGCTGGAAGCACTTTCGGCAGAGCTGGACCTGGTTGCCGATGATTCGGAAACACGGGTAGTGGTTCTGGCGGCTTCCGGTCAGGTGTTCTGTGCGGGCCATGATCTACGAGAGGTCCGCGAGCAGTTCGACAGCCACGAATTCCAGCTTGCCTTGTTTAATCAGTGTAGCAAGGTTATGCAGCAGATCGTTAACCTGCCCAGGCCGGTGATTGCACGTGTTGCCGGAGTGGCGACGGCAGCGGGCTGTCAGTTGGTTGCCAGTTGCGACCTCGCCGTGTCAGCGGATACTGCGCGGTTCGCCACTCCGGGCGTCAACATCGGGCTGTTCTGCTCAACGCCCATGGTGGCACTATCCCGCAACGTTTCCCGCAAACACGCCATGGAAATGCTTCTGACGGGGGAGTTGATTGGTGCACTGAAAGCGGAAAAGATTGGGCTGGTAAATCGTGTCGTGGATGAACAGGTTCTGGACGAAACGGTCTACACCATGGCCCGGACCATTGCGGGGAAATCAGGCTACACCCTCAAAGTCGGCAAGGAGGCCTTTTACAAGCAGCTTGAAATGCCGCTGGCTGACGCCTACGAATTCACCTCAAAGGTAATGGCAGAGAACATGCAGGCGAATGATGCCCAGGAAGGTATCTGTGCCTTTCTGGAAAAGCGCAAGCCAGAATGGAAGGACAGCTGA
- a CDS encoding DUF192 domain-containing protein has protein sequence MVLLSVTLTSACSADSAIPQPRLETTAACFVTAEKSIAVTLELARDSQQRQKGLMGRESIAPGNGMLFIYQQTRSASHGFWMYKTLLHLDIGYVARNGVIGSIRKMTPCTSSNGGNCPTYPAGVEFTYAVEMNDGFFEENDIEVGDRLLIGAPNCRKD, from the coding sequence GTGGTTTTGTTGTCAGTAACCCTGACCTCGGCCTGCTCTGCGGACTCAGCCATTCCCCAACCCCGACTTGAGACCACGGCGGCGTGCTTTGTCACGGCGGAAAAAAGCATTGCGGTCACCCTGGAGCTCGCCCGTGATTCCCAGCAACGCCAGAAAGGGCTGATGGGGCGGGAATCCATAGCACCAGGCAACGGGATGCTTTTTATCTATCAGCAAACCCGAAGCGCAAGCCACGGGTTCTGGATGTATAAAACCCTGCTCCATCTCGATATCGGGTACGTGGCAAGGAACGGTGTTATCGGGAGTATCCGGAAGATGACGCCCTGCACATCCTCTAATGGCGGCAACTGCCCCACCTACCCGGCGGGAGTCGAGTTTACCTACGCGGTTGAGATGAACGACGGTTTCTTTGAGGAGAACGACATAGAAGTCGGGGACCGATTGTTAATCGGTGCCCCCAACTGCCGTAAAGACTGA
- a CDS encoding ABC transporter permease — MNLYGVRAIYNFEMARMKRTLMQSVLAPVISTCLYFVVFGSAIGSRMGDIDSVSYGAYIIPGLVMLSLLMQSISNASFGIYMPKFSGTIYEVLSAPVSYVEVVLGYVGAAATKSVILGLIILATARLFVDYSVLHPFWMVSFLVLTAITFSLFGFIIGIWADGFEKLQIVPLMIVTPLVFLGGTFYSIDMLPEVWQTVSLFNPVVYLISGFRWAFYGVADVHIAISVGMTLGFLTMCMVAIWWIFKTGYRLRS, encoded by the coding sequence ATGAACCTTTACGGCGTCCGCGCAATCTACAATTTCGAAATGGCCCGTATGAAACGCACCTTGATGCAGAGCGTGCTGGCACCCGTCATTTCCACGTGCCTCTATTTTGTGGTGTTTGGCTCGGCGATTGGCTCCCGCATGGGCGACATCGACAGCGTCAGCTACGGAGCGTACATCATTCCCGGACTGGTGATGCTGTCGTTGCTGATGCAAAGTATTTCCAACGCGTCTTTCGGCATCTACATGCCCAAGTTTTCGGGCACTATCTACGAAGTCCTCTCGGCACCGGTCTCTTACGTTGAAGTAGTGCTCGGGTATGTCGGGGCCGCTGCCACCAAGTCGGTGATCCTGGGGCTTATCATTCTGGCAACTGCCCGTCTGTTTGTAGACTACAGCGTGTTGCACCCATTCTGGATGGTCTCGTTCCTGGTGCTGACAGCCATCACCTTCAGTCTTTTCGGGTTCATTATCGGAATCTGGGCGGACGGTTTCGAGAAGCTGCAAATTGTACCGCTGATGATCGTCACTCCGCTGGTGTTCCTGGGCGGCACATTCTACTCCATCGATATGCTCCCTGAGGTCTGGCAGACCGTCAGCCTGTTCAACCCGGTGGTTTATCTGATCAGCGGCTTTCGCTGGGCCTTTTACGGCGTAGCTGATGTGCATATTGCGATCAGTGTAGGCATGACACTGGGATTCCTGACAATGTGTATGGTCGCAATCTGGTGGATCTTTAAAACCGGCTACCGGCTGCGCTCATGA
- a CDS encoding ABC transporter ATP-binding protein, which translates to MQPDISVKHLSKVYDDGFQALKDINLEIIRGEIFALLGPNGAGKTTLISIICGIVNPSSGEVKAAGYDIAKQYRKARESIGLVPQELNTDSFETVWNAVSFSRGLFGKAPKPSHIEKVLKDLSLWDKRNNRIMSLSGGMKRRVMIAKALSHEPQILFLDEPTAGVDVELRRDMWEMVRKLRKSGVTIILTTHYIEEAEEMADRIGVIREGEIILVEEKDHLMSKLGKKELRLHLQNRLDKLPGELTLEPIELSEDGYELIYTFDSQQEQAGVARLLRTLGDLGIDYRDLQTRESSLEEIFVGLVHE; encoded by the coding sequence GTGCAACCGGATATTTCCGTAAAGCACCTCAGCAAGGTCTATGACGACGGTTTCCAGGCCCTCAAGGACATCAACCTGGAGATCATCCGAGGCGAAATCTTTGCCCTTCTCGGTCCTAACGGAGCCGGCAAGACCACGCTGATCAGTATTATCTGCGGCATCGTGAATCCCTCAAGTGGCGAAGTAAAAGCTGCTGGCTACGATATTGCGAAACAGTACCGGAAGGCCCGTGAATCTATTGGCCTTGTTCCCCAGGAACTAAACACGGATTCCTTCGAGACGGTCTGGAATGCGGTTTCTTTCAGCCGGGGCCTTTTCGGTAAAGCACCCAAACCTTCGCACATCGAAAAAGTCCTGAAGGACCTCTCCCTGTGGGATAAACGCAACAACCGCATCATGTCACTCTCCGGAGGCATGAAGCGCCGGGTGATGATTGCCAAGGCCCTGTCCCACGAACCCCAGATCCTGTTCCTCGATGAGCCCACAGCCGGTGTCGATGTTGAGCTCCGCCGCGACATGTGGGAGATGGTGCGCAAGCTTAGAAAAAGCGGGGTAACCATCATCCTCACCACTCATTACATCGAAGAAGCCGAAGAGATGGCGGACCGTATCGGGGTTATTCGGGAGGGTGAAATTATTCTGGTGGAAGAAAAGGACCACCTGATGAGTAAGCTTGGCAAAAAGGAGCTGCGCCTTCATCTTCAGAACAGGCTCGACAAGCTCCCGGGAGAGCTTACTCTGGAACCGATTGAATTGTCTGAAGATGGATATGAGCTGATTTACACCTTTGATTCCCAACAGGAACAGGCCGGTGTTGCCCGCCTGCTTCGCACCCTGGGTGATCTTGGCATTGACTATCGGGACCTCCAGACTCGCGAAAGTTCCCTGGAAGAGATTTTTGTCGGCCTGGTGCACGAGTAA
- a CDS encoding PhnE/PtxC family ABC transporter permease: MLSSPTVRTSLIFLAIAVLGLFFADISITASNPWRDLGNFFLGVATPNFFSSEGLMTALLRTIAFAFVGVALGSVSGFLLALVYRFLPVRLFCAFIRAIHELFWALIFLQFFGFHPLTGVLAIAIPYSGIFAKVYSEILDEADPEPGRLLPPGAGVISAFLYTRIPDCWVQMRTYTAYRLECGLRSSAILGFVGLPTLGFYLEASFSQGHYSDAGAMLILFYILIATMPLWVKPKLLPVYVLGAPFFLGEGLPIVWGNVARFFTQDIVPSPLRNGEGVEGLLPWFNDLMINEALPGIWNTVVLTQIALVATGILTLLAFPLISNHFGGPIRRTSGHVFLVIARSTPEYILAYILLQLWGPSMLPAVVALALHNGGIIGHLIGRQTNSIHLRPDAPTGFNRYTWELVPRVYRSFLAFLFYRWEIIMRETAILGILGIYTLGFYVDSAIQNIRFDRAMVLILITALLNIGIDALGRFIRRRLALQTMPTC, from the coding sequence ATGCTTTCCTCTCCCACGGTCAGAACCAGCCTGATTTTCCTTGCCATTGCTGTGCTGGGTCTGTTCTTTGCGGACATTTCCATCACCGCATCGAATCCGTGGCGTGATCTCGGCAACTTCTTCCTTGGCGTAGCAACACCGAATTTTTTCAGCTCCGAAGGTCTGATGACCGCACTGCTTCGCACGATTGCATTTGCGTTCGTTGGTGTCGCGCTGGGAAGTGTCTCCGGGTTTTTGTTGGCACTGGTGTATCGCTTTTTGCCCGTCCGGCTTTTTTGTGCCTTCATACGCGCCATTCATGAGCTCTTCTGGGCCCTCATCTTTCTGCAGTTCTTCGGGTTCCATCCGCTGACCGGCGTGCTGGCCATCGCCATTCCCTACTCAGGCATTTTTGCCAAGGTGTATTCCGAAATACTGGACGAAGCGGATCCCGAACCGGGCCGCCTGCTGCCACCCGGAGCCGGAGTTATTTCTGCGTTTCTGTACACGCGCATCCCTGATTGCTGGGTACAGATGAGAACCTACACCGCATACCGGCTCGAGTGTGGTTTGCGGTCCAGTGCAATCCTGGGCTTTGTGGGTCTGCCCACGCTTGGCTTCTATCTTGAAGCGTCTTTTTCCCAGGGGCACTACTCGGACGCCGGGGCCATGCTCATTCTCTTTTACATTCTGATCGCAACCATGCCCTTGTGGGTCAAACCGAAGCTCCTGCCGGTTTATGTACTCGGTGCGCCCTTTTTCCTGGGCGAGGGTCTGCCCATTGTGTGGGGCAACGTCGCACGCTTCTTCACCCAGGATATCGTCCCGAGCCCCCTGCGCAATGGCGAGGGTGTCGAGGGGCTCTTGCCCTGGTTCAATGACCTGATGATCAACGAGGCCCTGCCCGGCATCTGGAATACGGTGGTGCTGACCCAGATTGCGCTTGTGGCAACCGGTATTCTTACCCTGCTCGCGTTTCCGTTGATTTCCAATCATTTTGGCGGCCCCATCCGCCGGACGTCCGGGCATGTGTTTCTGGTTATCGCCCGGTCCACGCCGGAGTACATCCTTGCCTACATCCTGCTGCAGCTCTGGGGGCCATCGATGCTTCCGGCCGTGGTTGCACTTGCTTTGCATAATGGCGGCATTATCGGGCACCTCATTGGCCGTCAGACCAATTCAATCCATCTAAGGCCTGACGCGCCAACCGGCTTTAATCGCTATACCTGGGAGCTGGTGCCCAGAGTGTACCGGTCATTCCTGGCCTTCCTGTTCTATCGGTGGGAAATTATTATGCGGGAAACGGCCATTCTGGGGATTCTGGGAATCTACACGCTGGGCTTCTACGTCGACAGCGCTATCCAGAACATCCGGTTTGATCGCGCCATGGTGCTGATCCTCATCACCGCCCTGCTCAATATTGGCATTGATGCGCTTGGCCGCTTTATTCGACGCAGGCTCGCATTGCAGACCATGCCTACCTGTTAA
- a CDS encoding ATP-binding cassette domain-containing protein, with the protein MSGFDLSGLTASFGGERVIGPLSLSIKQGQHVALVGKSGAGKSTLVRLIHERVNRDSSLVPQDLGLVNALPVFHNVFMGQLDRHSAWYNTLTLVRPFAADKEAVRDLLRDLGMSEKLWIPTASLSGGQRQRVAIARAMFRNAALLLADEPVSALDGPMAHLVMKRLTDGFATSVIALHDVELALSYCSRIVGIQDGQIALDETTDRLTASDIMSLY; encoded by the coding sequence ATGTCCGGTTTCGATCTTTCCGGTCTTACGGCGTCTTTTGGTGGGGAGCGGGTAATAGGACCGCTCTCCTTGTCCATCAAGCAGGGGCAACATGTTGCGCTGGTCGGTAAAAGCGGCGCGGGCAAATCCACCCTTGTGCGATTGATCCATGAACGCGTAAACCGGGATTCCTCTCTGGTTCCACAGGATTTGGGGCTGGTCAACGCACTGCCCGTCTTTCACAACGTTTTTATGGGCCAACTGGACCGTCATTCGGCCTGGTATAACACGTTGACCCTTGTCCGGCCCTTCGCGGCGGACAAAGAGGCGGTGCGTGATTTACTGCGTGATCTGGGAATGTCCGAAAAGCTCTGGATTCCGACAGCGTCTCTTTCTGGCGGGCAACGTCAGCGAGTCGCTATCGCCCGGGCAATGTTTCGAAATGCCGCGCTCCTGCTTGCGGACGAGCCGGTTTCTGCGCTGGACGGCCCCATGGCTCACCTGGTCATGAAACGTCTTACCGATGGTTTTGCCACCAGTGTCATTGCGCTTCACGACGTTGAGTTGGCTTTATCCTACTGCAGCCGTATTGTGGGTATTCAGGACGGGCAGATTGCGCTGGATGAAACCACCGACCGACTGACTGCGTCTGACATCATGTCTCTCTATTAG
- a CDS encoding putative selenate ABC transporter substrate-binding protein, translating into MTLKLIRNMMLSSLFLATATTAAAETFVFTAIPDEDETKLVERFKGVADYLSEELDVDVRYIPVKSYAAAVSAFRNNQVQLAWFGGLSGVQARRLVPGSEAIAQGVEDEAFQTYFIANSSTGIEPATDFSELKGELKDKTFTFGSKGSTSGRLMPEFHIRETFGAQPDDFFSRVGFSGNHTRTLRLVEAGTYEVGALNFQVWQKELEAGNIDTDAVQVIWETPAYPDYQWTIRGDVNERFGDGFKERVKQALLGLDDAELLESFPRSGFIPVTNDAYEPIRTTAQEIGILD; encoded by the coding sequence ATGACTTTGAAGCTTATACGGAACATGATGCTTTCCAGTCTTTTCCTGGCGACTGCCACGACCGCCGCCGCGGAAACGTTCGTTTTTACCGCCATTCCTGATGAGGACGAGACCAAGCTGGTTGAGCGATTCAAGGGCGTAGCGGACTACCTCTCTGAAGAGCTTGACGTGGATGTTCGCTATATCCCGGTGAAGTCCTATGCTGCGGCCGTATCGGCGTTCCGCAACAATCAGGTGCAGCTGGCGTGGTTCGGTGGTCTCTCCGGCGTTCAGGCCCGCCGACTCGTGCCAGGCTCTGAAGCTATCGCCCAGGGTGTCGAAGACGAAGCCTTCCAGACCTACTTCATTGCCAATAGCAGTACCGGTATTGAGCCCGCCACAGATTTCTCCGAGCTGAAAGGTGAACTCAAGGACAAAACTTTCACGTTTGGCTCTAAAGGTTCGACTTCAGGCCGCCTGATGCCGGAATTCCACATCCGTGAAACCTTCGGCGCGCAACCCGATGACTTTTTCTCCCGCGTGGGCTTCAGTGGCAATCACACCCGCACCCTGCGCCTGGTCGAAGCAGGCACGTACGAGGTTGGCGCACTCAACTTTCAGGTATGGCAGAAAGAGCTTGAGGCCGGCAACATTGATACCGACGCCGTGCAGGTTATCTGGGAAACGCCGGCCTATCCGGATTATCAGTGGACGATCCGTGGCGACGTAAACGAGCGTTTCGGAGACGGTTTCAAGGAGCGCGTGAAGCAGGCTCTGCTGGGCCTGGATGACGCAGAGCTGCTTGAGAGCTTCCCACGCTCGGGATTCATCCCCGTGACCAACGACGCCTATGAGCCTATCCGGACGACCGCGCAAGAGATTGGAATCCTCGATTAA
- the senB gene encoding selenoneine biosynthesis selenosugar synthase SenB → MKIIMITPAAPGSKAGNRATAERWKALLEEGGHQASVVTEYHGAPCDVFVALHAWRSHEAIETFRRCWPEAPLIVVLTGTDIYRHQHEYPTDTLASMEAADVLIGLHALVAQDIPPHYADKLVTLFQSADVAQGLPARGGDRATFDVCVIGHLREEKDSLRAALAARLLPEGSRVRVLCAGKPHDSQWQAAAEREMRENPRFQWLGELDKPDIAKLMAESRVMVISSIMEGGANVVSEACRAGVPVLASDIPGNRGLLGKDYGGYYPVGDERMLAAMLLRAETDPTFLERLEHQVGELAPKFTPDNERHTLEQALELAVQRRSPRGQG, encoded by the coding sequence ATGAAAATAATAATGATAACGCCGGCAGCTCCCGGGTCCAAAGCTGGAAACCGCGCCACTGCAGAGCGGTGGAAGGCATTGCTTGAGGAAGGCGGCCACCAGGCTTCGGTGGTAACCGAGTATCATGGCGCCCCCTGCGACGTATTCGTGGCCCTGCACGCATGGCGCAGCCACGAGGCTATAGAAACGTTCCGTCGTTGTTGGCCGGAAGCACCGCTCATCGTGGTATTGACCGGAACGGACATCTACCGTCATCAGCACGAATATCCAACCGACACCCTGGCTTCCATGGAGGCAGCGGACGTCCTGATCGGACTACATGCCCTGGTTGCGCAGGATATCCCCCCACACTACGCGGATAAGCTGGTGACGCTGTTTCAGTCCGCGGATGTCGCTCAAGGGTTGCCTGCTCGAGGCGGCGATAGGGCAACATTTGACGTTTGTGTAATAGGGCACCTGAGGGAGGAAAAGGACTCGCTCAGGGCCGCTCTGGCAGCACGACTGCTGCCGGAAGGATCCCGGGTGCGGGTCCTCTGTGCCGGAAAGCCTCATGACAGCCAATGGCAGGCCGCTGCTGAAAGAGAAATGCGGGAGAACCCCCGGTTTCAATGGCTCGGTGAACTGGATAAGCCAGACATAGCAAAACTGATGGCTGAGAGCCGCGTTATGGTGATCAGCTCCATCATGGAAGGCGGGGCGAATGTGGTTTCCGAGGCGTGTCGGGCTGGCGTGCCAGTTCTTGCCTCAGATATTCCAGGAAACCGGGGACTTCTCGGGAAGGACTATGGCGGCTATTACCCCGTAGGTGACGAACGAATGCTGGCGGCCATGCTTCTCCGGGCAGAAACCGATCCCACATTTCTTGAGCGTCTGGAACACCAGGTGGGCGAGCTTGCACCGAAGTTTACGCCAGATAATGAGCGTCATACCCTGGAACAGGCGCTGGAGCTCGCTGTCCAGCGCCGTTCACCCCGGGGGCAGGGCTGA